In one window of Nicotiana tabacum cultivar K326 chromosome 12, ASM71507v2, whole genome shotgun sequence DNA:
- the LOC107790897 gene encoding uncharacterized protein LOC107790897: MSSLTILLHPSPFLFTNPSNSKTTIFTLPNRPRILIPQSATFSASPNPPLWTISETVKAVNGRIIRWGPPGTICTDTRTLEPGQWFLPLVGQNFDAHNFITPELATKGCVGVIGNWVCEGWNNGFVKVEGDTLSSLKSLGFYARNRFSGCLIGLTGSVGKTTTKTMIALALESVGTVYYSPGNWNNEIGVALSVIGMPRDVGFGVLEMGMSREGEILELSRMCRPNVRVILNVNAAHLENFANLEEVSMAKGEILREAMPGDVCVLNGDDPLVMSLPVSVGVKKVIFGRKLGCDVRLVSSQIKDGGRSIQVVLETFNEMVKFVISSPGLHLAINACAAAAVASALGVPLALASKSLSRFRPVHRRSELEVAENGITIINDVYNASPASTQAAIDLLRNIDCKGKRVAILGDMLELGPTEINFHELMLQSCCDAHFDVIALVGTRFIRAAESIDCAREIKVVCTTDARQMASNITNYLNSGDFILVKGSRQIGMEVIVDAIKSIHFDSPLCHSVMSKYD; the protein is encoded by the exons ATGAGTTCACTGACCATTTTACTTCATCCTTCTCCATTTTTATTTACCAATCCATCAAACTCAAAGACCACCATTTTCACTTTACCCAACAGACCAAGAATTTTGATTCCTCAAAGTGCTACATTTTCTGCTTCACCAAATCCCCCTCTTTGGACGATTTCAGAGACAGTCAAGGCTGTTAATGGCAGAATCATTAGGTGGGGTCCACCTGGAACAATCTGTACGGACACCAGAACACTTGAACCGGGACAATGGTTCCTCCCACTTGTTGGCCAAAACTTTGATGCCCACAATTTCATTACCCCTGAATTAGCCACTAAAGGCTGTGTTGGAGTAATTGGGAACTGGGTTTGTGAGGGTTGGAACAATGGGTTTGTAAAAGTGGAGGGTGATACTCTAAGTTCTTTAAAAAGTTTGGGTTTTTATGCAAGAAACAGGTTTAGTGGCTGTTTAATTGGGTTAACAGGAAGTGTGGGAAAGACCACTACAAAGACTATGATAGCATTGGCTTTGGAGAGTGTTGGAACTGTTTACTATAGTCCAGGGAACTGGAACAATGAGATTGGGGTCGCGTTATCGGTTATAGGGATGCCAAGGGATGTGGGGTTTGGCGTTTTGGAGATGGGGATGAGCAGGGAAGGTGAGATCTTGGAACTGTCTAGGATGTGTAGGCCAAATGTAAGGGTGATTCTGAATGTGAATGCTGCACATTTGGAGAATTTCGCCAACTTGGAGGAGGTTTCCATGGCGAAAGGGGAGATTTTAAGAGAAGCAATGCCGGGGGATGTGTGTGTATTGAATGGTGATGATCCTCTTGTCATGAGCCTCCCAGTTTCGGTTGGAGTTAAGAAG GTGATATTTGGTCGAAAGTTAGGTTGTGATGTTCGTTTAGTTTCTTCACAAATCAAAGATGGAGGTCGCAGTATACAAGTTGTTTTAGAGACGTTCAACGAGAT GGTTAAATTCGTTATCTCCAGTCCTGGCCTGCATCTGGCCATAAATGCATGTGCAGCTGCTGCTGTGGCTAGTGCTCTTGGTGTTCCTCTTGCTCTAGCTTCAAAATCCTTGTCCAGATTTAGACCTGTTCACAGGAGATCAGAGCTCGAAGTAGCTGAAAATGGGATTACAATAATAAATGATGTTTACAATGCAAGTCCAGCTAGTACTCAAGCTGCCATTGACTTGTTAAGAAACATCGATTGCAAAGGTAAACGAGTTGCTATACTTGGAGACATGCTTGAGCTTGGTCCAACGGAAATCAACTTCCATGAGTTGATGCTACAGAGTTGCTGCGATGCGCACTTTGATGTAATTGCACTTGTTGGAACAAGGTTTATACGTGCAGCTGAGAGTATTGACTGTGCTCGGGAGATAAAAGTGGTATGCACCACTGATGCTCGCCAGATGGCTTCTAACATTACCAATTATTTAAATAGTGGTGATTTCATCCTTGTCAAAGGAAGTCGTCAAATAGGAATGGAGGTGATTGTCGACGCAATCAAGTCTATCCACTTTGATAGCCCACTTTGCCATTCAGTAATGAGCAAATATGATTGA